A portion of the Leptospira kanakyensis genome contains these proteins:
- a CDS encoding GMC family oxidoreductase N-terminal domain-containing protein: MGIPVFNEKIITPKKHAEIIKENKIENGTWELNADVVIIGSGAGGAVAASELARNGWKVVLIEEGSYFTPAQFNSDEFISQARLYRDAGFIVTEEQTLSILQGKSIGGSTTVNWQTSLYPPDYVTNEWSERFGWQGYSREEMDSYVSEVHERLGVHEVPDNLVNANNNVLRVGGKKIGLTPQVLRNNNRGCIGLGRCGLGCPINAKQSAFLTWIPDAIEAGAIVVSNMRAAKIKEGKIKTVIAEFTPDAYETAPKEVIQIMEISAPVVIVSAGAIEGPALLQRSGIGNGWVGRNLKVHPTSTIFGKFDSEIKMFQGPPQSIVIKDGHNQNGTGYGFWLEAAPYRPTLASSLVPFYGKQQFDVMKDFTKYNAGIVLVRDGADGEANASVKYSLGRRKVYFELTPTDGLNMLRGLKALAEVTVAAGAKELIFPFTRFTEPYKVTGNDNFDWILKESTKPGDLTVGSAHPHGSIQSANDPEKGAVDLNLEIYGHKNIFVMDASVYPTGLSVNPQITTMSIVLRASRNLASQKEERTKI; encoded by the coding sequence ATGGGAATTCCTGTTTTTAACGAAAAAATCATCACACCAAAAAAACACGCAGAGATCATCAAAGAAAACAAAATTGAAAATGGAACATGGGAATTGAATGCCGATGTTGTCATCATTGGTTCTGGTGCCGGTGGCGCCGTTGCGGCCAGTGAACTTGCAAGAAATGGTTGGAAGGTAGTTCTCATTGAAGAGGGAAGTTATTTTACTCCAGCACAGTTCAATTCTGATGAATTCATCTCGCAAGCAAGGCTCTACAGGGATGCGGGTTTTATTGTTACCGAAGAACAAACGTTATCGATTTTACAAGGGAAGTCCATCGGTGGATCCACAACTGTCAATTGGCAAACTTCACTTTACCCTCCTGACTATGTAACGAATGAATGGAGTGAACGATTTGGATGGCAAGGTTATTCCCGTGAAGAAATGGATTCTTATGTTTCCGAAGTCCATGAAAGATTGGGGGTTCATGAAGTTCCAGATAACTTAGTGAATGCGAATAACAATGTACTTCGTGTTGGTGGAAAAAAAATTGGCCTCACTCCCCAGGTGCTTCGCAATAACAACCGAGGTTGTATTGGACTTGGTCGTTGTGGTTTGGGTTGTCCAATCAATGCAAAACAATCCGCATTTTTAACTTGGATTCCGGATGCGATTGAAGCCGGTGCCATTGTTGTTTCGAATATGCGAGCGGCAAAAATCAAAGAAGGAAAAATCAAAACGGTCATTGCCGAATTTACACCTGATGCTTATGAAACGGCTCCGAAAGAAGTCATCCAAATCATGGAAATCAGCGCTCCTGTTGTGATAGTGAGTGCTGGTGCCATTGAAGGTCCTGCTCTTTTGCAAAGGAGTGGGATTGGGAATGGATGGGTGGGTAGAAATTTAAAAGTCCATCCTACATCTACCATCTTTGGAAAATTTGATTCTGAAATTAAAATGTTCCAAGGCCCACCGCAATCCATCGTCATCAAAGACGGTCACAATCAAAATGGAACTGGTTATGGATTTTGGTTGGAAGCGGCGCCTTACCGACCTACACTTGCTTCTTCCCTCGTTCCTTTTTACGGCAAACAACAGTTTGATGTGATGAAGGATTTTACTAAATACAATGCAGGGATTGTTCTTGTTCGTGATGGAGCCGATGGGGAAGCCAATGCCAGTGTGAAGTATAGTTTAGGGAGACGAAAGGTTTATTTTGAACTAACACCCACAGACGGTCTCAATATGTTACGCGGCCTGAAAGCCCTGGCCGAAGTGACAGTGGCTGCCGGTGCTAAAGAACTAATTTTTCCTTTCACTCGGTTTACAGAACCATACAAAGTCACAGGAAACGACAACTTTGATTGGATTTTGAAAGAAAGTACAAAACCGGGGGATCTAACGGTTGGTTCGGCTCATCCACATGGCTCCATCCAGTCAGCAAACGATCCAGAAAAGGGTGCAGTTGATTTAAATTTGGAAATTTATGGTCATAAAAACATATTTGTCATGGATGCCTCAGTTTATCCCACGGGACTTTCGGTGAACCCACAAATAACGACGATGAGTATCGTTCTCAGAGCCTCAAGAAATCTGGCCTCACAAAAAGAAGAAAGAACGAAGATCTAA
- a CDS encoding type I 3-dehydroquinate dehydratase, protein MPESYKIIASVGEDDLRHLQKKDVKDVDVIEVRLDLFSRNYIQKEMKKKLKALGLPVLFTYRRAEDSSVRSYVKLFHEDVEGILKDFNDNANYLDIELNREDTIFRNYETLNYRIIYSYHSFKKSILANEMTNFINKAKPVKKKNPIFKFAITPEDIEETADFLNDIKLLSKSNTMIGICMGELGLISRVFGDKFHSTFTYMTLGEPKAPGQISVDTFKKLRADLFKSPGSGKDSKED, encoded by the coding sequence ATGCCAGAATCTTATAAAATCATAGCTTCTGTTGGTGAAGATGACCTTCGCCATTTACAAAAAAAAGATGTAAAGGATGTCGATGTCATCGAAGTCCGATTGGATCTTTTTTCCAGAAATTACATCCAAAAAGAAATGAAAAAAAAACTGAAGGCACTCGGTCTTCCGGTTCTATTCACTTACAGAAGAGCAGAAGATAGCAGTGTAAGGTCATATGTAAAACTTTTCCATGAAGATGTAGAAGGAATCCTGAAAGATTTTAACGACAATGCCAACTACCTAGACATTGAACTCAATCGAGAAGACACCATCTTTCGCAATTACGAAACTCTAAACTATCGAATCATTTATTCTTATCATTCTTTCAAAAAGTCTATCCTTGCAAATGAAATGACCAATTTCATAAACAAAGCAAAACCTGTTAAAAAGAAGAACCCTATCTTCAAATTTGCGATCACACCAGAAGACATTGAAGAAACTGCAGATTTTTTAAACGATATTAAACTTTTATCTAAATCAAATACAATGATTGGAATTTGTATGGGTGAACTTGGTCTTATCTCTCGCGTTTTCGGTGATAAGTTTCATTCAACATTCACCTATATGACACTTGGCGAACCAAAAGCGCCAGGCCAAATCTCCGTAGATACCTTTAAAAAACTACGCGCAGATTTGTTTAAAAGCCCAGGTTCTGGAAAAGATTCTAAAGAAGATTAG
- a CDS encoding tetratricopeptide repeat protein gives MESVRKYLSLVFIFVIFQPTLFAIDSDAMKEGKKAFSKKAYGEAIKKFTKHADSHPQDGEAYMYLGYIYEYKKDYPKSIQNFRRAADLDLDKDQRKTVLLKLALFFNYHQDWNLSATYSSRYLKYDPKNEEVQKIYNRAVGNKGNPSSTHTYSHPTKVESKPSEPKQTEVKKVNSKKPEEVSESTETTKPSESYEQLLANQPHLEDVRWDYVLSLFDEKKYDKAEANLKILIEKNPSRSRYHYKLGIVKLRQDDPKSAIESFERAKKNPFSKDTNVFLYYVYLNEGFAFQKLAEVDKAETSFQQAYKQLQKDPPLLALARLYEQKSDWENCISSADKALSLNPNQVESHMFRFVCMFEAGKRTKKFDTSFAKYSEFIDSKFPDLTQTPEKYQVGFIKLARRYTETNAFDKAETYFSVLEKDPARAESREFLFYRGRNYFYSGKVDSAISILQKVTGSSSGHYLLARCYSRKGDVPKTKEQFKLAADLKPEYWTSESLEKDFKEVWKDSSFRDFIGTKAGTVSAQVKP, from the coding sequence TTGGAATCCGTGCGGAAATATCTTTCCTTAGTTTTTATCTTTGTAATCTTTCAACCTACACTCTTCGCAATTGATAGTGATGCGATGAAGGAAGGAAAAAAGGCTTTTTCAAAAAAAGCCTATGGCGAAGCGATTAAAAAATTTACAAAACACGCCGACTCACACCCGCAAGACGGTGAGGCTTATATGTATTTGGGTTATATTTACGAATATAAAAAAGATTATCCTAAATCCATTCAAAACTTTAGAAGAGCAGCCGATTTGGATTTGGACAAAGACCAAAGAAAAACTGTCCTCTTAAAACTCGCATTATTTTTTAATTACCACCAAGATTGGAATTTATCAGCAACGTACTCTTCTCGTTATTTGAAATACGATCCTAAAAATGAAGAAGTTCAAAAGATTTACAATCGCGCTGTGGGAAACAAAGGAAATCCTTCATCCACACATACATATTCGCACCCAACAAAAGTAGAATCTAAACCTTCAGAACCAAAACAAACAGAAGTCAAAAAAGTCAATTCTAAAAAACCAGAAGAAGTTTCAGAATCGACAGAAACCACAAAACCAAGTGAATCCTATGAACAACTTTTGGCTAACCAACCCCACCTAGAAGATGTTCGTTGGGATTATGTTTTATCTTTGTTTGATGAAAAAAAATACGATAAAGCGGAAGCCAATCTTAAAATCCTAATCGAAAAAAATCCATCTAGGTCCAGATACCATTACAAACTGGGAATTGTAAAATTAAGACAGGATGATCCTAAGTCGGCGATTGAATCTTTTGAGCGGGCTAAAAAAAATCCGTTTTCTAAAGACACCAATGTTTTTTTATATTATGTATATCTGAATGAAGGTTTCGCCTTTCAAAAGTTAGCCGAAGTTGATAAAGCAGAAACATCCTTCCAACAAGCATACAAACAATTACAAAAAGACCCTCCCCTTTTGGCATTGGCAAGGTTGTACGAACAAAAATCAGATTGGGAAAATTGTATTTCTTCTGCTGACAAAGCTTTGTCACTCAATCCAAACCAAGTAGAATCTCATATGTTCCGTTTTGTTTGTATGTTTGAAGCAGGTAAAAGAACCAAAAAGTTTGATACAAGTTTTGCCAAGTATTCAGAGTTTATTGATTCGAAATTTCCAGACCTGACCCAGACCCCAGAGAAATACCAAGTAGGATTTATCAAACTAGCAAGGCGTTATACGGAAACGAATGCCTTTGACAAAGCAGAAACTTATTTTTCCGTTTTGGAAAAAGATCCGGCTCGTGCCGAATCTCGGGAGTTTTTATTCTATCGTGGGCGTAATTATTTTTATTCAGGGAAAGTGGATTCTGCCATTTCTATCCTTCAAAAAGTAACAGGATCTTCCTCGGGACATTATCTACTGGCTAGATGTTATTCCAGAAAGGGTGACGTTCCTAAAACCAAAGAACAGTTTAAGTTAGCTGCTGATTTAAAACCAGAGTATTGGACATCTGAATCTTTAGAGAAAGATTTTAAAGAGGTTTGGAAAGATTCATCTTTTCGGGATTTTATTGGCACAAAAGCGGGTACCGTGAGTGCCCAAGTGAAACCTTAA
- a CDS encoding peptidoglycan recognition protein family protein — protein sequence MRENFKKRFRDRIKGVYGSKSLVLVLFLNPLCQKLVKLSLIFLIFTGCIGIFRREPDYPSIRIQGLVPYNELESVKNVKWSSLSKSRDPKSVSAIILHNSGKRKFPDFLKLSVANQFMFHVYVDSEGNIFGDPEFLNHEWSAAPGIDLESIHLVYEGTQETLYNNRKQRGALNQVISYLTEELNIPKSNYDVISKKGVFTHNQTKRRFGGFVDFSPCGSELALKQILSEIDGKYYEEDDWKDRFVTGWVLKKENKDILKETFKPTNGRGITKPEKISFTYLEKDEKGYPPEEYRVKYTFRGKIKPSCVVLHYTAISEYFKSLRTLEARNLTASIMIDNNGKAYQLVDVLEDRAAAATGTNDNCIQIEIIAKDTEELLKQPEQIQTVKNLVTELTTKYKIPLSNEKLEDLSGVFSHTQAKKKWGGSIFLNAKDFDPGEDYMEMILNSIGGKYYSEPEWKNRKSIDWAILYRNFQP from the coding sequence TTGAGAGAAAACTTTAAGAAACGATTTCGCGATAGGATAAAGGGTGTATACGGCTCCAAGTCACTTGTCCTTGTTTTATTTTTGAACCCATTGTGTCAGAAACTTGTAAAATTATCACTCATTTTCCTTATTTTTACTGGATGTATTGGTATTTTTCGAAGGGAACCCGACTATCCATCCATTCGCATCCAAGGTTTGGTACCTTATAACGAACTAGAGTCGGTAAAGAATGTAAAATGGAGTTCTCTCTCCAAGTCACGAGACCCAAAATCAGTTTCCGCCATCATCCTTCACAATTCGGGAAAACGTAAGTTCCCTGATTTTCTCAAACTTTCCGTTGCTAACCAATTTATGTTTCATGTTTATGTGGACTCAGAAGGAAATATCTTTGGAGATCCAGAGTTTTTAAATCATGAATGGTCGGCCGCACCGGGAATCGATTTAGAATCCATCCATCTCGTTTATGAAGGAACCCAAGAAACTCTCTACAACAACCGAAAACAACGCGGCGCCTTAAACCAAGTCATTTCTTACCTGACAGAAGAACTAAACATTCCAAAATCCAATTACGATGTAATCTCCAAAAAAGGAGTTTTTACTCACAATCAAACCAAACGAAGGTTTGGTGGATTTGTAGATTTTTCTCCTTGTGGAAGTGAACTCGCACTCAAACAAATTCTTTCTGAAATCGATGGAAAATATTATGAGGAAGATGATTGGAAAGATCGTTTTGTTACTGGTTGGGTTTTAAAAAAAGAAAACAAAGATATTTTAAAAGAAACTTTCAAACCTACCAATGGTCGAGGAATCACCAAACCAGAAAAAATATCTTTTACATATCTTGAGAAAGATGAGAAAGGTTATCCTCCTGAAGAATACCGTGTTAAGTATACCTTCCGAGGAAAAATCAAACCTAGCTGTGTGGTTTTACACTACACTGCCATTTCGGAATACTTTAAATCCCTTCGTACACTCGAAGCGCGTAACCTAACCGCATCCATCATGATCGATAATAACGGAAAGGCTTACCAACTAGTTGATGTTTTAGAAGACAGAGCAGCAGCAGCCACCGGAACAAACGACAACTGCATCCAAATCGAAATCATTGCCAAAGATACAGAAGAATTACTCAAACAACCCGAACAAATCCAAACAGTGAAAAATCTTGTGACAGAACTCACAACCAAATACAAAATTCCACTTTCTAACGAAAAATTAGAAGATTTGTCAGGTGTATTTAGCCATACCCAAGCCAAGAAAAAGTGGGGTGGTTCCATTTTCCTAAACGCAAAAGACTTTGATCCAGGCGAAGACTATATGGAAATGATCCTAAATTCGATTGGTGGCAAATACTATAGCGAACCAGAATGGAAAAATCGAAAGTCTATCGACTGGGCCATTTTATATCGTAATTTTCAACCTTAA